The following coding sequences are from one Bradyrhizobium sp. 200 window:
- a CDS encoding type II toxin-antitoxin system RelE/ParE family toxin produces MLVLHGFIKKTQKTPADDLALARRRNREFEK; encoded by the coding sequence ATTCTGGTCCTTCATGGGTTCATCAAGAAGACCCAGAAGACCCCGGCGGACGACCTGGCCCTTGCGCGCCGCAGAAACCGTGAATTTGAAAAATGA
- a CDS encoding Gfo/Idh/MocA family oxidoreductase, translating to MAEPRIRLGMVGGGEGAFIGAVHRIAARLDDRYELVAGALSASPDKAIRSAASIGLGADRSYPDFRTMAQAEAVRADGIEAVAIVTPNYMHAPVADAFLDAGVHIICDKPLTTTLEEARRLRDKARASERIFAVTYNYSGYPLVRHARSMVQGGELGAIRIVQVEYPQDWLADPLEATGQKQADWRTDPARSGAGGCVSDIGTHAYQLAHFVTGMMPEQILAETTAFVPGRRVDDNVQILLRYGNGARGALWASQVAPGNDNGLRLRIFGEKGGLDWRQEEPNLLVWSPLGEAPRSIRRGATSMNAAGQRVNRTPPGHPEGYLEAFATIYTEVATAIVARRTASSADPGLTFPTIEDGFAGVAMVDAVLGSSAAGGVWMPVEL from the coding sequence ATGGCTGAGCCACGCATTCGACTTGGAATGGTAGGTGGCGGCGAAGGCGCCTTCATCGGCGCCGTCCACCGCATCGCCGCGCGCCTGGACGATCGTTACGAACTCGTCGCGGGCGCGCTGTCGGCCTCGCCCGATAAAGCGATCCGATCGGCGGCTTCTATCGGCCTTGGGGCCGATCGATCCTATCCCGACTTTCGGACCATGGCGCAGGCCGAGGCCGTGCGAGCCGACGGTATCGAAGCGGTTGCGATCGTCACCCCAAATTATATGCACGCACCTGTCGCCGACGCCTTCCTGGATGCGGGCGTTCACATCATCTGCGACAAACCGTTGACGACAACCCTCGAGGAGGCGCGCCGCTTGCGCGACAAGGCACGCGCGAGCGAACGGATATTTGCCGTCACCTATAATTATTCCGGCTATCCGCTTGTCCGCCATGCACGCTCTATGGTTCAGGGCGGCGAACTCGGCGCGATCCGGATCGTGCAGGTCGAATACCCGCAGGATTGGTTGGCCGATCCGCTTGAGGCCACCGGCCAGAAGCAGGCCGACTGGCGTACCGATCCGGCGCGCTCGGGTGCCGGCGGCTGCGTCAGCGACATCGGTACCCATGCATACCAGCTGGCGCACTTTGTCACCGGGATGATGCCTGAGCAGATTCTGGCCGAGACGACCGCCTTCGTGCCGGGCCGCCGCGTCGATGACAATGTGCAAATTCTGCTGCGTTACGGGAACGGGGCGCGGGGCGCATTGTGGGCGAGCCAGGTTGCACCCGGGAACGATAACGGGTTGCGGTTACGGATCTTCGGTGAGAAGGGTGGTCTGGACTGGCGGCAGGAAGAACCGAACCTTCTCGTCTGGTCGCCGCTCGGTGAAGCGCCACGGTCGATCCGCCGCGGCGCAACGTCCATGAACGCCGCCGGTCAGCGCGTCAATCGTACTCCACCCGGCCATCCTGAGGGATACCTGGAAGCGTTCGCGACGATCTATACCGAAGTGGCCACAGCTATTGTGGCCAGGCGTACCGCTTCCTCTGCCGATCCGGGGCTGACCTTTCCAACGATTGAGGATGGCTTTGCCGGTGTTGCGATGGTGGACGCCGTCCTGGGTTCGAGCGCAGCCGGAGGGGTCTGGATGCCGGTTGAATTGTGA
- a CDS encoding tripartite tricarboxylate transporter substrate-binding protein, with the protein MTLLTRRRFSRLAAALPLALSAPHVSRAEQPLRMIVVVPAGATMDTIVRVVADKLSPLLGRSVVVEYRPGGTGLVAGSFMKSTPPDGSHIMFSPISVVAFFPFLYASLPYDPERDLTPVCEGAFAANALVASKGTGVATLKDYVEAVRRDPNLGSVGTSSLGGIGAFLVTLLRKTTGADIRLVAYRGGQPLLTDLIGNHVPAGQSVLSDYLDSHRSGLVNILGVTTEQRSKLAPDIPTFKEQGFAELYGQTYMGFFVRGGTAQDLVAQYSAALSKVLAMPDVASKLATLGVEATGGTPEQFAQTLTRERERWELVAREAGIKLG; encoded by the coding sequence ATGACGCTGCTGACCCGCCGCCGCTTCTCACGCCTTGCCGCGGCCTTGCCGCTCGCATTGTCTGCCCCCCACGTCTCGCGCGCGGAACAGCCGCTGCGGATGATCGTCGTCGTGCCGGCCGGCGCGACGATGGATACCATCGTGCGGGTCGTGGCCGACAAGCTTTCTCCGCTCCTCGGCCGCAGCGTGGTCGTGGAGTATCGCCCCGGCGGAACGGGCCTCGTTGCCGGCTCTTTCATGAAGAGTACCCCACCTGACGGCTCGCACATCATGTTCTCGCCTATTTCGGTTGTGGCTTTCTTTCCCTTTCTTTATGCCAGCCTTCCATATGATCCCGAGCGCGATCTGACGCCGGTATGCGAGGGCGCGTTCGCTGCGAACGCGCTTGTCGCGAGCAAGGGCACCGGCGTCGCGACGCTGAAGGACTATGTCGAAGCAGTGCGGCGCGATCCGAATCTCGGCAGTGTCGGCACGTCAAGCCTCGGCGGCATCGGTGCCTTCCTCGTCACGCTCTTGCGCAAGACCACAGGTGCCGACATCCGGCTCGTCGCCTATCGCGGCGGCCAGCCCCTTCTCACCGATCTGATCGGCAACCATGTGCCGGCTGGTCAGTCAGTGCTGTCCGACTACCTCGATTCGCATCGATCCGGTCTCGTCAACATTCTGGGTGTCACCACCGAGCAGCGCAGCAAGCTTGCACCGGATATCCCGACATTCAAGGAGCAGGGTTTTGCCGAACTTTACGGACAAACCTACATGGGCTTCTTCGTCCGTGGCGGCACGGCGCAAGACCTGGTGGCACAGTACTCCGCCGCCTTGAGCAAGGTGCTCGCCATGCCTGACGTGGCAAGCAAGCTTGCGACGCTCGGGGTCGAGGCGACGGGCGGCACACCGGAGCAATTCGCGCAAACGCTGACGCGCGAACGCGAGCGCTGGGAGCTCGTGGCGCGCGAAGCAGGCATCAAGCTGGGCTGA
- a CDS encoding BadF/BadG/BcrA/BcrD ATPase family protein — protein MGTKGTTYLGIDGGGTRCRARIEDENGRVLGEASSGPATTRIGFEKAWRSIMEATEAAAAQAGLTREDFARMQAGMGLAGLGRRGAEAALNKMAHPFASVIFISDGLAACLGAHSGADGAIVVAGTGSVGVGLIDGREIRLAGYGFPVSDEGSGADIGLQVVRLALRAADRRGELTPLLSEVLGAFDHDPYQAVAWSEEARATDYAAFAPIVMRHANQGDPVGRRIVERAADAIGDLLDLFLARGIDRLSLVGGLADAITPWLTPDLRARLRRPDADAAAGALLVARGRLDLPKRETDHEQASKFRV, from the coding sequence ATGGGAACAAAAGGTACCACGTATCTGGGCATTGATGGCGGCGGAACCCGTTGCCGCGCCCGGATCGAGGACGAAAACGGCAGGGTGCTCGGTGAAGCGAGCTCGGGACCTGCCACGACGCGGATTGGCTTCGAGAAGGCCTGGCGGTCCATCATGGAGGCCACTGAAGCGGCAGCCGCACAGGCCGGACTGACGCGCGAGGATTTCGCGCGGATGCAAGCCGGGATGGGCCTGGCCGGTCTTGGTCGCCGGGGTGCGGAAGCGGCGCTCAACAAGATGGCGCATCCCTTTGCGTCCGTCATCTTCATCAGCGACGGCTTGGCGGCCTGTCTCGGCGCCCATAGCGGCGCGGACGGGGCCATCGTGGTAGCCGGCACAGGCTCGGTGGGTGTCGGCCTGATCGACGGCCGCGAAATCCGTCTCGCCGGTTACGGCTTCCCCGTGTCGGACGAAGGCAGCGGTGCCGACATCGGCCTGCAGGTTGTTCGGCTGGCGCTGCGGGCCGCGGATCGCCGCGGCGAGTTGACCCCGCTCCTTTCAGAGGTGCTGGGCGCATTCGATCATGATCCTTATCAGGCGGTGGCCTGGTCTGAAGAAGCCAGGGCCACAGACTACGCTGCGTTCGCACCGATCGTGATGCGGCACGCCAATCAGGGCGATCCGGTCGGCCGTCGTATTGTCGAACGCGCGGCCGATGCCATTGGCGATCTGCTTGATCTGTTCCTGGCGAGAGGAATAGACCGGCTCTCGCTGGTAGGCGGGCTCGCGGATGCCATTACGCCCTGGCTGACACCCGACCTGCGCGCCCGCCTGAGGCGACCCGACGCCGACGCGGCCGCCGGCGCGTTACTGGTAGCGCGAGGGCGGCTCGATCTGCCCAAGAGAGAAACTGACCATGAACAGGCTTCAAAGTTCCGCGTTTGA
- a CDS encoding aspartate kinase, translating into MRNHPIIVQKYGGVCLETPAKIRAVARSLADLRARGHRVVAIVSAMGKTTDQLIQMAYQVSPTPNRRELDMLLTTGERISMSLMSMALADLGVPAISFTGSQAGVMTDDSHSSARILDVRPIRVREELDRGRVVVLAGFQGVNPATREITTLGRGGSDTTAVAMAAALKAERCEIIKDVDGICSADPRIVPDAKPLRRVDFASLSEMCFWGAKILHFRSVELAQSQDVPLVLKRWGGVEHSTQVMKEVAGMENGKVLAVNSMARIEHVEIDSTDLNHGFEKFAQHLKQNSLSWPQLLASHFTVGKTSMTVACDSEWLDALLRTLEQCPDLRRQREASSSVSLTCFGGVSSELPFRALQILGHHGIVPDGYVLSPHSVSLFVPVESREAAVRALHSLVQQTI; encoded by the coding sequence ATGCGCAACCATCCCATCATCGTGCAAAAATATGGCGGTGTCTGTCTTGAAACACCTGCGAAAATTCGCGCGGTTGCGCGCAGTCTCGCCGACCTGCGTGCCCGGGGTCATCGTGTCGTGGCGATCGTCTCCGCCATGGGCAAGACCACCGACCAATTGATCCAGATGGCTTATCAGGTAAGCCCGACTCCCAATCGCCGTGAACTCGACATGCTGTTAACGACCGGTGAGCGCATCAGCATGTCCCTGATGAGCATGGCGCTTGCCGATCTCGGTGTGCCCGCGATCAGCTTCACCGGCAGCCAGGCCGGCGTGATGACCGACGACTCCCATTCCTCCGCGCGCATTCTGGATGTACGGCCCATTCGCGTGCGTGAGGAACTTGATCGTGGGCGCGTCGTGGTGCTGGCAGGATTTCAGGGCGTGAACCCGGCGACCAGGGAAATCACCACGCTCGGCCGGGGCGGCAGCGACACCACGGCCGTTGCGATGGCTGCGGCGCTGAAGGCCGAACGCTGTGAAATCATCAAAGATGTCGACGGAATTTGCTCGGCCGATCCGCGCATCGTGCCGGATGCGAAGCCTCTGAGGCGAGTGGACTTCGCATCCCTGTCCGAAATGTGCTTCTGGGGTGCAAAGATCCTGCATTTTCGCAGCGTAGAGCTGGCGCAAAGTCAGGATGTGCCTCTGGTTCTCAAGCGGTGGGGTGGCGTTGAACACAGCACGCAAGTGATGAAAGAGGTTGCAGGCATGGAAAACGGAAAGGTTCTGGCCGTCAACTCGATGGCTCGTATTGAGCATGTGGAAATCGATTCCACGGATCTCAATCACGGTTTTGAGAAATTCGCGCAGCATCTCAAGCAAAACAGCCTGTCCTGGCCGCAGCTCCTTGCATCACACTTCACCGTGGGAAAAACCAGCATGACCGTGGCCTGTGACTCGGAGTGGCTCGACGCCCTGTTGCGCACGCTGGAGCAATGCCCGGATCTGCGCAGGCAGCGCGAGGCATCAAGCTCGGTGAGTCTCACCTGCTTCGGCGGCGTTTCATCGGAATTGCCGTTCCGGGCGTTGCAGATTCTCGGACATCACGGGATTGTCCCCGACGGGTACGTGCTGTCGCCGCATTCTGTCAGTCTGTTTGTCCCTGTGGAGAGCCGGGAGGCCGCCGTTAGGGCGTTGCATTCGCTTGTCCAGCAAACCATTTGA
- a CDS encoding N-acetylmuramic acid 6-phosphate etherase has protein sequence MATEEVDPRFADLDAWSLTSAMEAMWEGQLAAVAAIGHALPAITAATEAAKAALGDHGRIVYVGAGTSGRVAVQDGAELTPTFAWPSERVRFIVAGGDSAFVTSIEGAEDDVDDAVAQINAARLTPHDVVIAVAASGTTPFTVAALQQAGAFAAVTIGVANNPGTVLLASAKFPILIETGRELIAGSTRMKAGTAQKVVLNLISSGIMLRLGRVYRGMMVNMSPTNAKLKRRAEAMVAQIAHCDPSHAARWLEQAEGDIKTAGLLALGVDRIDAETILKNCDGNLRRVFAELARDGDRHPKGAAARKQGGAVEP, from the coding sequence ATGGCCACCGAAGAAGTCGATCCCCGCTTTGCCGATCTTGATGCATGGTCGCTGACGTCAGCGATGGAAGCGATGTGGGAGGGCCAACTTGCGGCAGTCGCGGCGATCGGCCACGCCCTTCCCGCGATCACTGCGGCGACCGAAGCGGCCAAGGCGGCGCTGGGCGATCACGGACGCATTGTGTATGTCGGCGCCGGCACCTCGGGCCGCGTGGCGGTCCAGGACGGCGCCGAGCTGACGCCGACCTTCGCCTGGCCAAGCGAGCGCGTCCGCTTCATCGTCGCCGGCGGAGACAGCGCGTTCGTCACCAGCATCGAGGGCGCGGAGGATGATGTCGATGACGCGGTCGCGCAGATCAATGCCGCGCGGCTCACACCGCACGACGTGGTGATCGCCGTTGCCGCCAGCGGGACAACGCCGTTCACGGTCGCGGCGCTGCAGCAGGCAGGCGCTTTCGCTGCGGTAACGATCGGTGTTGCCAACAATCCCGGCACCGTACTGCTGGCGTCGGCAAAGTTTCCGATCCTGATCGAGACCGGCCGCGAGCTGATCGCCGGCTCGACGCGGATGAAGGCGGGCACCGCGCAGAAAGTTGTGCTCAACCTGATCTCCTCAGGGATCATGCTGCGCCTTGGCCGGGTGTACCGCGGTATGATGGTGAACATGTCGCCGACCAATGCGAAGCTGAAGCGGCGCGCCGAGGCCATGGTGGCGCAAATCGCGCACTGCGATCCGTCCCACGCGGCACGCTGGCTTGAGCAGGCCGAGGGAGACATCAAGACGGCAGGCCTTCTGGCGTTGGGTGTCGACAGGATTGATGCCGAGACCATTCTGAAAAACTGCGACGGCAACCTTCGGCGCGTGTTTGCCGAGCTCGCCAGGGATGGTGATCGGCACCCCAAGGGAGCGGCGGCGCGCAAGCAAGGCGGAGCAGTTGAACCGTGA
- a CDS encoding sugar phosphate isomerase/epimerase family protein, giving the protein MSATIRPATMKGPAIFLAQFIGDAQPFDSFGAICGWAAGLGYKGVQVPTSDPRMIDLDKAAASQTYCDEIAGVAARHGLVITELSTHLQGQLVAVHPAYNEAFDAFAPPAVRGRPDERQIWAVDQMMKAAQASRRLGLTGSVSFTGALAWPFLYPWPQRPPGLIETAFDELARRWRPILDAYEEAGVDLCYEIHPGEDVCDGITFEMFYERTGNHPRCAINYDPSHFVLQQLDYLAFIDIYAERIRAFHVKDAEFNPTGRQGVYSGFQPWIDRAGRFRSLGDGQVDFKAIFSRLAAIGFDRWAVLEWECCLKNAEDGAREGAGFIRDHIIRVTERAFDDFAGGTSDAAQIRRTLGLI; this is encoded by the coding sequence ATGTCAGCGACCATCCGACCGGCCACCATGAAAGGGCCCGCAATTTTTCTGGCGCAGTTCATCGGCGATGCGCAGCCGTTTGACAGCTTCGGTGCCATCTGCGGCTGGGCGGCAGGACTGGGCTACAAGGGCGTTCAGGTCCCGACCTCCGATCCACGAATGATCGATCTCGACAAGGCCGCGGCCTCTCAGACCTATTGCGATGAAATTGCCGGCGTGGCTGCGCGCCATGGTCTGGTGATCACCGAATTGTCCACCCACCTGCAAGGCCAGCTCGTCGCGGTTCACCCGGCCTACAACGAAGCCTTCGACGCTTTTGCACCGCCGGCAGTCAGGGGCAGGCCGGACGAACGTCAGATCTGGGCGGTAGATCAAATGATGAAGGCCGCTCAGGCGTCTCGCCGCCTCGGCCTCACCGGCAGCGTGAGCTTCACCGGCGCGCTGGCCTGGCCGTTCCTTTATCCCTGGCCGCAGCGGCCGCCGGGCCTGATCGAGACGGCGTTCGACGAACTCGCGCGTCGCTGGCGTCCGATCCTCGATGCCTATGAGGAAGCCGGAGTCGACCTCTGCTACGAGATCCATCCCGGCGAGGACGTATGCGACGGCATTACCTTCGAGATGTTCTACGAGCGCACCGGCAATCACCCGCGTTGCGCGATCAACTACGATCCGTCCCATTTCGTCCTGCAGCAACTGGACTATCTTGCCTTCATCGACATTTACGCCGAGCGCATCCGGGCCTTCCACGTCAAGGACGCGGAGTTCAATCCGACCGGGCGGCAGGGCGTCTATTCGGGCTTCCAGCCCTGGATCGATCGCGCCGGCCGCTTTCGCTCGCTCGGCGACGGACAGGTTGACTTCAAGGCGATCTTCTCGCGGCTGGCTGCCATCGGATTCGACCGCTGGGCGGTGCTCGAGTGGGAATGCTGTTTGAAGAACGCGGAGGACGGCGCGCGCGAAGGCGCCGGCTTTATCCGCGACCACATCATCCGCGTCACCGAGCGAGCCTTCGACGACTTCGCCGGCGGCACCAGCGACGCGGCGCAGATCCGGCGGACATTGGGCCTCATCTGA
- the nagA gene encoding N-acetylglucosamine-6-phosphate deacetylase, whose amino-acid sequence MSHAGSTSLTIAAQHIFDGADMRGPGSVSISRGRIESIAFGEAEACASIRLPADAILAPGFIDTQVNGGGGVLLNDQPTEAGVRRIVEAHRKGGTTGCLPTLITDRSEVIERLAAVAQACLKIPGVLGFHLEGPALNRSRKGIHPEAEIRVPDRRDLAAIKSFGDRGRSIVTLAPESVPASMIDELIGAGLRIAAGHSDATAAEIGQAVDRGVSGVTHLFNAMSQLNAREPGLVGAALGDDRLFAGIICDGIHVDRAGLRVAFRCKGRDRLMLVTDAMPLAGTNDRQFMLQGRRITLHDNRLTGPDGTLAGAHLTMIEAVRNAVALLGISLADALIMASRTSAAFLGLEAELGRIAPGYRADLVAFNPNFEIVGTWIGGVGSMDEASEAFQRG is encoded by the coding sequence ATGAGCCACGCTGGTTCTACCTCTCTCACGATTGCCGCGCAGCACATCTTCGATGGTGCCGATATGCGCGGTCCGGGGTCGGTCAGTATCTCGCGGGGGCGGATTGAAAGCATCGCCTTCGGCGAGGCCGAGGCGTGCGCCTCAATTCGCCTTCCCGCAGACGCGATCCTTGCACCTGGATTTATCGACACCCAGGTGAACGGAGGCGGGGGCGTGCTTCTCAACGACCAGCCGACGGAGGCTGGCGTTCGACGCATCGTTGAGGCGCACCGCAAGGGGGGGACCACGGGCTGCTTGCCGACCCTCATCACCGATCGCAGCGAGGTCATCGAGCGATTGGCTGCAGTCGCCCAGGCTTGTCTGAAGATTCCCGGCGTTCTCGGCTTTCACCTGGAAGGGCCGGCCCTCAACAGGTCTCGCAAGGGCATTCATCCGGAGGCCGAGATCCGCGTGCCAGATCGGCGCGATCTCGCCGCCATCAAGAGTTTTGGGGACCGCGGCCGCTCCATTGTGACCCTGGCCCCGGAATCCGTGCCCGCATCCATGATCGATGAATTGATCGGCGCCGGATTGCGTATCGCGGCCGGCCACAGCGACGCCACCGCAGCCGAAATCGGGCAGGCGGTCGATCGCGGTGTTTCGGGGGTAACCCATCTGTTCAATGCCATGTCGCAGTTGAACGCCCGGGAGCCGGGCCTAGTGGGCGCTGCGCTGGGGGATGACCGGCTGTTTGCAGGGATCATCTGCGACGGCATCCACGTTGACCGCGCCGGTTTGCGTGTTGCCTTCCGCTGCAAGGGGCGCGACCGGTTGATGCTGGTCACCGATGCCATGCCATTGGCAGGCACGAACGACCGGCAATTCATGCTGCAAGGAAGGCGGATCACGTTGCACGACAATCGCCTGACTGGCCCCGATGGCACACTCGCGGGCGCTCACCTCACCATGATCGAGGCGGTGCGCAACGCTGTTGCGCTGCTCGGAATCTCCCTTGCCGATGCCCTCATCATGGCCTCGCGGACATCAGCGGCATTTCTGGGCCTCGAGGCCGAACTTGGACGGATCGCGCCCGGATACCGCGCGGACCTTGTCGCTTTCAATCCGAACTTCGAAATCGTCGGCACATGGATCGGCGGTGTCGGTTCGATGGATGAGGCGAGCGAGGCTTTTCAACGAGGTTAG
- a CDS encoding SIS domain-containing protein, giving the protein MASEIGESADVVARIVRNRPATRDIAQRIGIGSAPLCVVCGRGSSGHAGVFLRYLVETRLRLPVSASAPSVITAFRTPLMLRHALFIVISQSGQSPDLVAATRSARAAGARTVAIVNATSSPVADEAEFVVPIEAGREHSVAATKTVIGSMAASAGLVAELAEDRALRSALDRLPERLHRALALDWSEIADDLTKASAVFVAARGLGLGSAREIALKLSEILRLPSIGLSAAELQHGPRAALSSRTPVVMMRFMDETAATVDALAKELREQKIALHLCGGPHGSLPWLAEDDPATDPITMLVPAYRIIEQTARACGFDPDRPPRLSKITETF; this is encoded by the coding sequence ATGGCGAGCGAAATCGGGGAAAGCGCGGATGTTGTCGCCAGAATTGTTCGTAACCGCCCCGCCACGCGCGACATCGCACAGCGGATTGGGATTGGCTCCGCCCCCCTGTGCGTCGTGTGCGGCCGGGGTAGCTCCGGGCATGCCGGGGTTTTCTTGAGATACCTTGTCGAGACGCGGCTTCGCCTGCCCGTTTCAGCCAGCGCTCCTTCCGTGATCACGGCATTTCGCACGCCGCTGATGCTGCGCCATGCGCTGTTCATCGTGATCTCGCAATCCGGGCAGAGCCCGGATCTTGTCGCGGCGACTAGGTCGGCGCGCGCCGCGGGCGCCCGCACCGTCGCCATCGTCAATGCGACGTCGTCGCCGGTGGCTGACGAAGCGGAGTTCGTCGTTCCGATCGAAGCCGGCAGAGAGCACTCCGTAGCGGCGACCAAGACCGTGATCGGCTCGATGGCCGCCAGCGCCGGACTTGTTGCCGAGCTGGCGGAAGATCGTGCGCTGCGGTCGGCCCTCGACCGGCTCCCCGAGCGCCTGCACCGCGCGCTGGCGCTCGACTGGTCCGAGATTGCCGATGATCTCACCAAGGCGTCAGCCGTGTTTGTGGCGGCGCGGGGCCTGGGCCTGGGCTCGGCGCGAGAGATCGCGCTCAAACTTTCGGAAATCCTGCGCCTGCCTTCCATTGGCCTGAGCGCCGCCGAGCTGCAGCATGGGCCGCGCGCCGCGTTGTCATCGCGCACGCCGGTTGTCATGATGCGCTTCATGGATGAAACGGCGGCCACGGTGGATGCGCTGGCAAAGGAATTGCGCGAGCAAAAGATCGCGCTGCATCTATGCGGCGGACCGCATGGCTCGCTGCCCTGGTTGGCTGAGGATGACCCAGCCACCGACCCGATCACCATGCTCGTTCCAGCCTATCGGATCATCGAGCAGACGGCGCGCGCCTGCGGATTTGACCCGGATCGCCCCCCTCGCCTGAGCAAGATTACCGAGACGTTTTGA
- a CDS encoding DUF2950 domain-containing protein, translated as MTRLRLVQSWLKHTTGLLAAAALLLGISSANAQQAFKTPEEAATALAAAVKSGAARDILKVLGRDGVDIMFSGDEVADREARERFVGAYDAKHNVTVEGDKAVLVVGADDFPLPIPLIRREANWAFDTAAGRLEVLYRRIGRNELDAIQTCLAYVDAQNEYAEKDRTGAGPGVYARRIVSSSGKKDGLYWPASDGDASPLGELVAQASEEGYRADAGRAPYHGYYYRILTRQGPNAPGGVLNYIVKGKMIGGFALLAYPAEYGNSGVMTFLVNHSGTVYQKDLGNSTVSLAGRMTWFDPDQTWKKADTPRP; from the coding sequence ATGACCAGGCTTCGGTTAGTTCAGAGCTGGCTTAAGCACACTACCGGTCTCCTGGCAGCGGCGGCGCTGCTGCTGGGGATATCGTCCGCCAATGCCCAGCAGGCTTTCAAGACGCCGGAGGAGGCCGCCACGGCGCTCGCCGCCGCCGTCAAATCGGGAGCCGCGCGAGACATCCTCAAGGTGCTCGGCCGGGATGGCGTGGACATCATGTTCTCTGGGGATGAAGTAGCGGATCGCGAAGCGCGGGAACGGTTCGTCGGAGCCTACGACGCCAAGCACAATGTGACCGTCGAAGGCGACAAGGCCGTTTTGGTCGTGGGAGCCGATGACTTCCCGCTCCCGATTCCGCTTATCCGTCGCGAAGCAAACTGGGCGTTCGATACGGCCGCCGGCCGGCTAGAGGTCTTGTACCGGCGCATCGGGCGCAACGAACTAGACGCGATTCAGACCTGCCTTGCCTATGTCGATGCACAGAACGAATATGCGGAGAAGGACCGCACCGGTGCCGGTCCCGGCGTCTATGCGCGGCGCATCGTCTCATCCTCCGGCAAGAAGGATGGCCTCTATTGGCCGGCGTCGGACGGTGATGCGAGCCCGCTTGGCGAACTCGTCGCCCAGGCTTCCGAAGAGGGATACAGAGCGGACGCGGGACGTGCGCCGTACCACGGCTACTACTATCGCATTCTGACACGGCAAGGGCCGAACGCTCCCGGCGGCGTGCTCAATTACATCGTCAAGGGCAAGATGATCGGGGGATTTGCGCTGCTCGCCTATCCTGCGGAGTACGGCAATTCAGGCGTGATGACCTTCCTCGTCAATCATTCCGGCACCGTCTATCAGAAGGATCTGGGAAACTCCACGGTGTCGCTGGCCGGGCGCATGACGTGGTTCGATCCCGACCAGACGTGGAAGAAGGCCGATACACCCCGCCCTTGA
- a CDS encoding helix-turn-helix domain-containing protein, translating into MARKKKVIRSAAKLTTLDDFLGEEGKRDEFEAIAVKEVLAWQIEQAMKEKNISRNNLAQRMKTSRSQIGRLLDPKDGNVTLTTLQRAARMVGRSLRLELV; encoded by the coding sequence ATGGCAAGGAAGAAGAAAGTAATCCGTTCTGCCGCCAAGCTCACCACGCTCGATGATTTTCTCGGCGAAGAAGGCAAGCGCGACGAGTTCGAGGCCATTGCCGTTAAGGAAGTCCTCGCGTGGCAGATCGAGCAGGCGATGAAGGAGAAGAACATATCGCGTAACAACCTGGCCCAGCGCATGAAGACCTCGCGCAGCCAGATTGGGCGCCTGCTCGACCCCAAGGACGGCAATGTCACGCTAACCACGCTCCAGCGAGCCGCGCGCATGGTCGGGCGGTCGCTCCGGCTCGAACTGGTTTGA